One part of the Bacillota bacterium genome encodes these proteins:
- a CDS encoding aminopeptidase P family protein, producing the protein MYYAVDWVDRVDFASMRRGRTERLRAMMKKHELDGLITFRAENIRYMTGMRPLWWPITFITRNASIMSQKSGPALYVTSGDCNRCRATMTWMPPEDIRPCGSMEDPGITDYMVREFAKTFADMGVDKGRIGVDAVTVDMLNAMKRHLPNATLVDGDECVKEAKTIKNSEEIKLMKTSSRCAEVGMETAIKSIRAGIRECEVLGEVMRVFYSLGMEVPQCNLIVTSGENTAPLHRFASDKMIRRGDLVFMDLGGCFNGYFSDFTRTVIFGKPNDQQKRVYAAVYEEMMTVHELLKPGHTNEELSRAARNVIKKHGFGEHGFHGILGHGIGVSGFEAPLIGELAATGEKVYEFQPGMIFSCEPAILVPGIPGGGGVRLEDTILVTETGNEILTKTPYDELLLG; encoded by the coding sequence TTGTACTACGCGGTAGACTGGGTTGACAGGGTAGATTTTGCCTCAATGCGCCGGGGTCGCACTGAGCGGCTCAGGGCGATGATGAAGAAGCACGAGTTGGATGGACTCATTACCTTCAGGGCGGAGAACATCCGGTACATGACCGGAATGCGCCCCCTCTGGTGGCCGATCACGTTCATCACCCGAAACGCCTCCATCATGTCGCAGAAAAGCGGCCCGGCACTCTACGTTACGAGCGGCGACTGCAACAGGTGCCGCGCCACCATGACCTGGATGCCGCCGGAGGACATCCGCCCCTGCGGCTCGATGGAAGACCCGGGCATCACAGACTACATGGTCAGGGAGTTCGCGAAGACTTTCGCGGACATGGGCGTCGACAAGGGGCGAATCGGCGTGGACGCCGTTACGGTGGACATGCTCAACGCGATGAAGAGGCACCTGCCCAACGCGACGCTGGTCGACGGGGATGAATGCGTCAAAGAGGCGAAGACCATCAAGAACTCCGAGGAAATCAAGCTGATGAAGACGTCCTCGCGGTGCGCCGAGGTGGGAATGGAAACCGCGATCAAGTCCATCCGTGCAGGCATCAGGGAATGCGAAGTCCTCGGCGAGGTCATGAGGGTCTTCTACTCACTCGGAATGGAAGTCCCCCAGTGCAACCTCATTGTCACCTCCGGTGAGAATACCGCGCCGCTCCACAGGTTCGCGTCCGACAAGATGATCAGGCGAGGCGACCTCGTGTTCATGGACCTCGGCGGGTGCTTCAACGGTTACTTCTCCGACTTCACCCGTACGGTCATATTCGGGAAGCCGAACGACCAGCAAAAGCGGGTCTACGCGGCTGTGTACGAAGAGATGATGACGGTGCACGAACTTCTCAAGCCCGGTCACACCAATGAGGAGCTGAGCCGTGCTGCCCGCAACGTGATAAAGAAGCACGGGTTTGGCGAACACGGATTCCACGGAATCCTGGGCCACGGGATAGGAGTCTCCGGTTTCGAGGCTCCTCTCATTGGCGAACTCGCCGCCACGGGCGAGAAGGTGTACGAATTCCAGCCCGGGATGATCTTCTCGTGCGAGCCCGCCATCCTGGTCCCGGGCATTCCCGGGGGCGGCGGCGTCAGGCTCGAGGACACCATCCTGGTCACCGAGACAGGCAACGAAATCCTGACCAAGACGCCGTACGACGAGCTACTGCTCGGGTGA
- a CDS encoding GntR family transcriptional regulator codes for MKMVSDHKTKADTVYESLRDAIISGELAPGNRVIIRDVAAQLGVSEIPVREALKRLESEGLIVSTPYIGALVSIPSLRELQEIMEIRGSLESLAAVSSAKNMADDDIAELVQLLGEMEKCAAEQRFWDYSKVDREFHRVLCGRCDNEKLMKMLEDLWRQSERARAIFNVMTVSTKASLEEHKEMLEALRSKDYERLERVVREQRVRVRASLQNFADRNGSVV; via the coding sequence TTGAAGATGGTTTCGGATCACAAGACCAAAGCCGACACAGTCTACGAGAGTCTCAGGGACGCCATCATCAGCGGTGAACTCGCTCCGGGGAACCGGGTGATCATCCGGGACGTTGCTGCGCAACTCGGCGTCAGCGAAATACCAGTCAGGGAGGCTCTGAAAAGACTCGAGTCCGAAGGCCTGATCGTCTCCACGCCCTATATAGGGGCACTTGTCAGTATACCCTCCCTACGGGAACTCCAAGAAATCATGGAAATCAGGGGATCGCTGGAATCTCTCGCGGCTGTGTCGTCCGCGAAAAACATGGCCGACGACGACATCGCAGAGCTTGTCCAGCTCCTTGGCGAGATGGAGAAATGCGCTGCTGAACAGCGGTTCTGGGATTACTCGAAGGTGGACAGGGAATTCCACCGTGTGCTGTGCGGTCGCTGTGACAATGAGAAGCTCATGAAAATGCTGGAGGATCTGTGGCGCCAGTCCGAGCGGGCTCGCGCCATTTTCAACGTCATGACGGTTTCGACGAAGGCATCTCTCGAAGAGCACAAGGAAATGCTCGAGGCGCTGCGGTCGAAGGACTACGAGCGCCTGGAAAGGGTGGTGAGGGAGCAAAGGGTCAGGGTCAGAGCCAGTCTCCAGAATTTCGCTGACAGGAACGGATCAGTTGTCTAG
- a CDS encoding sodium:proton exchanger gives MNWGILSLLPSVLAIVLAVVTRSVTSSLFIAVLLGSVMLKDLNPVAGFLSMIEDYFFKQLTSTGNAQLIIQMSIIGGFVALVERSGGAMAFGNWATRWANSKAKAQLAGWLMGLVIFFSDSANCLLIGPVFRPIFDRIKCSREKLAYIIDSTASPVCCLIPFIGWGVYNMGLIAEQFKALQIAQSEWDAFVSAIPYQFYALLTVVGVALVAIFGLDMGAMLGAEKRVQGGQILRPGSAINLDSEKPVQSEKPPRLILMAAPLITMMVVMFAIFVSLGFPTKIMPGMKIRVGVTSGFLCGSLVAMILVIREKVMTFHQAVGTFVGGIKNMAEVLTILVLAWSLGGVTQKLGAANVIVEAARGILSPALIPAIVFIFACIASFATGSSWGVFAIFMPLAIPLAHGLGGNVIVTIGAVLSGGLLGDHCSPISDTTIMSAMSGGVDLVDHTVTQLPYALTAAAASLVAYILAGYGMGILTLPVALVVYIGFLFIASRSKKAFGKVAG, from the coding sequence ATGAACTGGGGAATTCTCTCCCTCTTGCCCTCGGTACTGGCCATAGTGCTGGCAGTTGTGACGAGGAGTGTGACATCATCGCTTTTCATCGCGGTGCTGCTGGGGTCCGTAATGCTGAAAGATTTGAACCCGGTGGCCGGTTTCCTCAGCATGATCGAGGATTACTTCTTCAAGCAGCTCACTTCCACCGGTAACGCTCAGCTCATTATCCAGATGTCCATCATCGGCGGGTTCGTGGCGCTCGTGGAGAGGTCCGGGGGCGCCATGGCGTTCGGCAACTGGGCTACTCGCTGGGCCAACTCGAAGGCGAAGGCGCAACTCGCCGGCTGGCTGATGGGTCTCGTGATATTCTTCTCCGACTCGGCCAACTGCCTCCTGATCGGCCCCGTATTCAGGCCAATCTTCGACCGTATCAAGTGTTCGAGGGAGAAGCTCGCCTACATAATCGACTCGACGGCTTCGCCCGTGTGCTGCCTCATACCGTTCATAGGCTGGGGCGTCTACAACATGGGATTGATCGCGGAACAGTTCAAGGCGCTGCAGATCGCTCAGAGCGAGTGGGATGCGTTCGTGAGCGCGATACCGTACCAGTTCTACGCATTACTCACGGTCGTGGGAGTGGCCCTGGTGGCGATCTTCGGCCTCGACATGGGGGCGATGCTGGGCGCTGAGAAGAGGGTCCAGGGCGGGCAGATTCTGCGGCCGGGTTCCGCGATCAACCTCGACTCCGAGAAGCCCGTCCAGAGCGAGAAGCCGCCGAGACTCATCCTGATGGCGGCGCCGCTCATCACGATGATGGTCGTCATGTTCGCCATATTCGTAAGTCTAGGTTTCCCGACCAAGATCATGCCCGGCATGAAGATCCGCGTGGGCGTCACGTCCGGATTCCTCTGCGGTTCGCTGGTGGCGATGATCCTCGTCATCCGCGAGAAGGTCATGACCTTCCACCAGGCCGTCGGCACGTTCGTTGGTGGCATCAAGAACATGGCCGAGGTGCTCACGATACTCGTCCTGGCGTGGTCGCTGGGCGGTGTGACGCAGAAGCTCGGAGCAGCGAACGTGATAGTGGAAGCCGCGCGTGGGATTCTCTCACCGGCCTTGATACCCGCGATCGTGTTCATATTTGCCTGCATCGCGTCGTTTGCGACGGGCAGCTCGTGGGGCGTGTTCGCCATATTCATGCCTCTGGCTATCCCGCTCGCGCACGGCCTGGGTGGGAACGTGATAGTCACCATCGGAGCCGTGCTCAGCGGCGGTCTGCTCGGCGACCACTGTTCGCCGATATCCGATACGACAATCATGTCGGCGATGTCTGGCGGGGTTGATCTGGTAGACCACACGGTCACCCAGTTGCCGTACGCGTTGACCGCCGCAGCCGCGTCGCTCGTCGCGTACATCCTGGCCGGGTACGGGATGGGGATACTCACACTACCGGTCGCGCTGGTGGTGTATATCGGGTTCCTGTTCATCGCGAGCCGCAGCAAAAAGGCGTTCGGGAAGGTTGCTGGGTAG
- a CDS encoding alanine dehydrogenase: MIIGCTKEIKNNESRVAITPEQVELYAGEGHEVIIEKDAGTNAGFPDKEYRRVGAVIRDDMKEVYKEAQLIVKVKEILPPEYGLLRKDHIIFTNLHTALNCEETDVLLEKGCISFAAEDTHPQGTPNSEVAGKLGALMGVQQLLSTSGGPGKLIGGIAGVPGANVLVLGAGIVGVSALEVLVNLGANVTVADVDRPRLRAIKHVFPHGLNTMFSTPYNIRGCLPHVDLVVNAVKWPKERTDHLITREMLKLMKPKSIIVDISCDRAGAIETCEPTTHDNPTFEVEGVTHYCVDNIPGAVPWTASIAYAYAISARVLAIASKGVVEACRGDQCILNALTTYNGVLTHKETSIVQSRPYTPPEVALGLAG, from the coding sequence TTGATCATCGGCTGCACGAAGGAAATCAAGAACAACGAGTCGAGGGTGGCAATCACGCCTGAGCAGGTGGAACTGTATGCAGGCGAAGGCCACGAAGTGATCATCGAAAAGGACGCGGGGACGAACGCCGGCTTCCCCGATAAGGAATACCGCAGGGTGGGAGCGGTCATCCGTGATGACATGAAGGAGGTGTACAAGGAGGCTCAGCTCATTGTTAAGGTCAAGGAGATTCTTCCCCCAGAATACGGCCTGTTGAGGAAAGACCACATCATCTTCACGAACCTTCACACGGCCCTCAACTGCGAGGAAACTGACGTCTTGCTGGAGAAAGGTTGCATCTCGTTCGCGGCCGAGGATACGCACCCGCAGGGGACTCCCAACTCGGAAGTCGCGGGAAAACTCGGCGCACTGATGGGCGTACAACAACTTCTCAGCACCAGCGGGGGGCCGGGCAAGCTGATCGGCGGCATCGCTGGGGTACCGGGGGCGAATGTCCTCGTGCTCGGGGCGGGTATCGTGGGGGTCAGTGCTCTCGAGGTACTGGTGAACCTTGGCGCAAACGTCACGGTCGCCGATGTGGACAGGCCCAGGCTCAGGGCGATCAAGCACGTGTTCCCCCACGGGCTCAACACCATGTTCTCCACGCCGTACAACATCAGGGGATGCCTCCCCCACGTGGACCTCGTGGTGAACGCGGTGAAGTGGCCCAAGGAGAGGACGGACCACCTCATTACCAGGGAAATGCTGAAGCTGATGAAGCCGAAGTCGATCATCGTCGACATTAGCTGTGACCGCGCGGGGGCCATCGAGACCTGCGAGCCGACGACACACGACAATCCCACCTTCGAGGTCGAGGGGGTGACCCACTACTGCGTCGACAATATCCCCGGAGCGGTGCCGTGGACGGCGTCGATTGCGTACGCCTACGCTATCTCCGCCAGGGTACTCGCCATCGCCAGCAAGGGGGTCGTCGAAGCCTGTCGCGGCGACCAGTGCATACTGAATGCTTTGACTACGTACAACGGCGTCCTCACGCACAAGGAAACGTCAATCGTTCAATCCAGGCCCTACACGCCGCCCGAGGTAGCTCTCGGATTGGCCGGGTGA
- a CDS encoding sigma 54-interacting transcriptional regulator, with translation MRRRNDPVLNRFEYIDGITVIDLSGTILFSVKFNRRLAGDTGRLDDIVGMRLFEAFPSVTAENSTLLNAIKRGRPVYKPQQRVVDLRGNTITTTNCTFPIKSGNRIVGAIEISKCLVKGDDENPPADLLCKAIRRSAWALMDRNLQPDRARYSLDDILTSNPQMVDLKEKVRRVAAGRSPVFIVGETGTGKELLAHAIHNEGPSRENPFISQNVAAIPDSLLESILFGTVRGSFTGATDLPGLFELASGGTLYLDEIDSMPLHLQAKLLRVLQDGFVRRLGDSRMRQFDVRIIASSSQPPGESLRQGRLRPDLFYRLNAINLTIPPLRARLDDLHLLTGWFIGKHAELARRPVTKVSREVMDLFRLYAWPGNVRELEHVIEHAINIMPEIQDVMEVEHLPEYFREFPQRDGIETATVHPLKETVELVERQLIRKAINMTGGNVSRAARLLKIPRQTMQSKLARYNIGPVVPTI, from the coding sequence ATGCGCAGGCGGAACGACCCTGTTCTCAACAGGTTCGAGTACATCGACGGTATCACCGTTATCGACCTTTCGGGGACGATACTCTTCTCGGTCAAGTTCAACCGGCGGCTGGCGGGGGACACGGGCAGGCTCGACGACATAGTCGGGATGCGACTGTTCGAGGCTTTTCCCAGCGTGACGGCCGAGAACAGCACGCTGCTGAATGCCATCAAACGGGGAAGGCCGGTGTACAAGCCGCAGCAAAGAGTCGTGGACCTGCGGGGGAACACGATAACGACGACCAACTGCACGTTCCCGATCAAGAGCGGCAACCGGATAGTCGGGGCGATCGAGATCTCGAAGTGCCTGGTAAAAGGGGACGACGAGAACCCGCCCGCCGACCTCCTCTGTAAAGCGATCCGCCGCAGCGCCTGGGCGTTGATGGACAGGAACCTGCAGCCGGACCGCGCCAGGTATTCGCTCGACGATATCCTGACGTCGAATCCACAGATGGTCGACCTGAAGGAGAAGGTGCGGCGGGTGGCCGCCGGCAGGTCCCCGGTCTTCATCGTCGGGGAGACCGGCACCGGGAAGGAGCTGCTGGCCCACGCGATACACAACGAGGGTCCGAGCAGGGAGAACCCGTTCATCTCACAGAACGTCGCCGCGATCCCGGATTCATTGCTGGAGAGTATCCTTTTCGGGACGGTCAGGGGGAGCTTCACCGGCGCGACCGACCTCCCCGGGCTGTTCGAACTGGCAAGCGGAGGCACGCTGTATCTCGATGAGATAGACTCCATGCCGCTTCACTTGCAGGCGAAGCTCCTGCGCGTGCTGCAGGACGGCTTCGTACGGCGGCTCGGGGACTCGCGAATGCGCCAGTTCGATGTAAGGATAATCGCTTCGTCGAGCCAGCCTCCCGGCGAGTCGCTGAGGCAGGGGCGCCTGCGTCCCGACCTGTTCTACCGGCTTAACGCCATAAACCTGACGATTCCGCCGCTGAGGGCGAGGCTCGACGATCTCCACCTGCTGACCGGCTGGTTCATCGGCAAACACGCCGAACTCGCTCGCAGACCGGTGACGAAGGTGTCGAGGGAGGTCATGGACCTGTTCAGGCTGTACGCCTGGCCGGGGAACGTGCGAGAGCTGGAGCACGTAATCGAGCACGCCATCAACATAATGCCCGAGATACAAGACGTCATGGAGGTCGAACACCTCCCCGAATACTTCAGGGAGTTCCCGCAGAGAGACGGCATTGAGACGGCGACCGTACACCCCCTGAAGGAGACCGTGGAGCTTGTAGAGCGCCAGCTAATCCGGAAGGCCATTAACATGACCGGCGGCAATGTATCCAGGGCCGCCAGGCTACTGAAGATCCCCAGGCAGACTATGCAGTCCAAGTTGGCCAGGTACAACATTGGGCCGGTGGTGCCGACAATCTGA
- a CDS encoding PAS domain S-box protein encodes MGTEAAATAVIKSLPLPSFILQAGFVRLANAKMVDLTEYTAEELYRTPFLSMVHPEERLELEALCNSKSGQCLNEFSIVTRSGRRVFLEGAMCPTVFDGSCAVLFQVVDITQHKLKSEALAVSEVRYQETVDSLMEVVFELDLEGRVVFGNRRAYDLFGLTHDDYECGLRAIDFICPEDRARCEDNIRRIMLGESIGVSEYWARRSDGARFPVLVASSPIIRNGKPVGVRGVLLDDSVRKQGDDILKRYELLSRHTHDIILFIGDDGRILEANQTAVEIYGYSRDELLSMNVDEIIGERSSPPGLRPARPGSNRGADRAAGQASGCSDAQSVLFEAVCRRKDGSVFPAEISSQSAVLANEHMRIAIVRDVSERKRTEQEMTYLSLHDPLTNLFNRAYFEQVTRGGRDTPLPTGIIVCDADGLKLVNDTLGHKNGDALLVAIAEVIRESVRKDDIVARIGGDEFAVLLSDCDRATVEEICGRIRRAFEFHNALEPELALSVSIGFAYDESCEDIEALFKDADNNMYREKLQRSQSTRSILVQTLMKTLETRNAGLLTHAERVQELAAGLATVIGLPQYRTGGLALLAKFHDIGKVGVPDRILFKPFPLTREEWEEMCRHCDIGHRIAHSVPDLAPIADWILKHHEWWNGSGYPLGLKGEEIPLECRILAIVDAYDAMTSNRAHRRAMSHVEAVEELRRCAGTQFDPALVGAFIQMFEPGSSTTLEPSVHLPS; translated from the coding sequence GTGGGTACGGAAGCAGCGGCGACCGCGGTCATAAAGAGCCTGCCGCTACCGAGCTTCATCCTTCAGGCGGGCTTCGTGAGGCTCGCCAACGCGAAGATGGTCGACCTCACCGAATACACAGCGGAGGAACTCTACAGGACTCCCTTTTTGAGCATGGTGCACCCGGAGGAGCGACTTGAACTGGAGGCTCTCTGCAACAGCAAGTCCGGGCAATGCCTGAACGAATTCAGCATCGTGACCCGCAGCGGGCGCCGCGTGTTCCTCGAAGGCGCCATGTGCCCGACGGTGTTCGACGGCTCCTGCGCGGTGTTGTTCCAGGTCGTCGACATAACCCAGCACAAACTCAAGTCCGAGGCGCTCGCCGTAAGCGAGGTAAGGTACCAGGAGACGGTCGATTCCCTGATGGAAGTGGTCTTCGAACTCGACCTGGAAGGGCGGGTGGTCTTCGGCAACAGGCGGGCGTACGATCTCTTCGGGCTGACGCATGACGACTATGAATGCGGGCTCCGCGCGATAGACTTCATCTGCCCCGAGGACCGCGCAAGGTGCGAGGATAACATTCGCAGGATCATGCTGGGTGAGAGCATCGGGGTCAGCGAGTACTGGGCGCGGCGCTCCGACGGCGCGAGGTTCCCCGTGCTGGTCGCTTCAAGCCCAATCATTCGAAACGGTAAGCCCGTCGGGGTTCGCGGTGTCCTTCTCGACGACAGCGTAAGGAAGCAAGGGGACGACATCCTCAAGCGGTACGAGCTTCTCTCCCGGCACACTCACGACATAATCCTATTCATCGGTGATGACGGCCGGATACTTGAGGCTAATCAGACGGCAGTGGAGATTTACGGCTACTCGCGGGACGAGCTGCTCTCCATGAATGTCGACGAGATAATAGGCGAGCGCTCGAGTCCGCCGGGCCTCAGGCCGGCGCGGCCAGGCTCGAATCGCGGGGCGGACCGAGCCGCCGGTCAGGCCTCAGGTTGCAGCGACGCTCAGAGCGTGCTGTTCGAGGCCGTATGCCGTCGCAAGGATGGCAGCGTATTCCCCGCCGAGATAAGCTCGCAAAGCGCGGTTCTCGCCAACGAGCATATGCGCATCGCGATCGTCCGCGACGTGTCGGAACGAAAGCGTACCGAGCAGGAGATGACGTATCTCAGCCTGCATGACCCGCTCACCAACCTGTTCAACCGGGCATATTTCGAACAGGTAACCAGGGGCGGGCGCGATACGCCCCTTCCCACGGGCATCATCGTCTGCGATGCGGACGGGTTGAAACTGGTTAACGACACACTCGGCCACAAGAACGGCGACGCTTTGCTCGTGGCCATCGCCGAGGTAATAAGGGAATCCGTCCGGAAGGACGACATCGTGGCGCGGATAGGCGGCGACGAGTTTGCCGTACTGCTGTCCGACTGCGACAGGGCAACCGTCGAGGAGATCTGCGGCCGGATACGAAGGGCATTTGAATTCCACAACGCGCTGGAGCCGGAGCTGGCCCTGAGTGTTTCCATAGGTTTCGCCTACGATGAGTCCTGCGAGGATATTGAAGCCCTGTTCAAGGACGCCGACAACAACATGTACAGGGAGAAACTCCAGCGCAGCCAGAGTACGCGAAGCATCCTGGTACAGACCCTTATGAAGACCCTGGAGACCAGGAACGCGGGCTTGCTGACGCACGCCGAAAGGGTCCAGGAGCTGGCCGCCGGACTGGCCACGGTGATTGGCCTTCCGCAGTACAGGACCGGAGGCCTCGCGCTCCTGGCCAAGTTCCACGACATAGGCAAAGTTGGAGTGCCGGACCGGATCCTCTTCAAGCCTTTCCCTCTAACCCGGGAGGAATGGGAGGAGATGTGCAGGCATTGCGACATCGGTCACCGGATAGCACACTCGGTGCCGGATCTCGCCCCCATCGCCGACTGGATCCTCAAACACCACGAGTGGTGGAACGGCAGCGGTTATCCGCTTGGGCTGAAAGGGGAAGAGATTCCGCTCGAATGCAGGATACTGGCCATCGTCGACGCTTACGATGCGATGACGAGCAACCGAGCGCACCGTCGCGCCATGTCTCACGTGGAAGCCGTGGAAGAGCTGAGGCGGTGTGCGGGGACCCAGTTCGACCCGGCGCTGGTCGGAGCGTTTATCCAGATGTTCGAGCCTGGGTCTTCCACCACGCTCGAGCCTTCGGTCCATCTTCCCTCGTGA
- a CDS encoding YfcC family protein: MTEDKARKGFLERVKVPHVYTLIFVILVLVAIGTYLIPAGAFNRVKDAATGRTVVDPNSFHAVKQAPIGILDLFVAIPSGMEAAVNIMMLVVLVCAAFEIVTASGAFKSGITYLMKAFQGKETFILIGVTILFSAIGAFLGWAEGNLVFVPLGVSLARAMGYDALVGAGIVLLGGAAGFTSGVLNIYTTGICQALAGLPLFSALDFRMVSYVLFTGIGIVYITRYARRIKGRPDLSLVADVEAKAEKVDLGSVTDFTARHRLILAVVAVGFIAVAYGTTKLGWYLKEITGVFILIGILSGLLAGMSADQMAQHFAAGAKTIIPAALTIGFARSVLVVMEKGQILDSIVNGLATMLKGQPSAFVALGIFLITAFFNVFVISASGKAVTMLPILLPLADIMKVPRQVTILAFQFGDGFTNWYWPTSAITMAGLAMAGGIPYDRWARWAGPLMLIWHALAAALVVIAQMIGVGPF, translated from the coding sequence ATGACTGAGGACAAAGCGCGAAAAGGGTTCCTCGAGAGGGTGAAGGTTCCGCACGTCTACACCCTGATCTTCGTAATACTCGTACTGGTAGCCATCGGGACCTATCTGATTCCGGCAGGTGCGTTCAACAGGGTCAAAGACGCGGCCACTGGACGAACCGTGGTAGACCCGAATTCATTCCACGCCGTTAAGCAGGCCCCAATCGGAATCCTCGACCTTTTCGTAGCGATCCCTTCAGGAATGGAAGCAGCGGTAAACATCATGATGCTGGTTGTGCTCGTGTGTGCGGCATTCGAGATCGTTACCGCTTCAGGGGCGTTCAAATCCGGCATCACGTATTTGATGAAGGCGTTTCAGGGGAAAGAGACGTTCATCCTCATCGGCGTCACGATCCTGTTCTCGGCTATAGGCGCTTTCCTCGGGTGGGCTGAGGGGAACCTGGTATTCGTCCCGCTGGGGGTATCGCTCGCCAGGGCGATGGGATACGACGCGCTGGTAGGCGCGGGTATCGTATTGCTCGGAGGGGCGGCCGGCTTTACATCGGGCGTACTCAACATCTACACCACTGGAATTTGCCAGGCGCTTGCGGGGCTCCCACTGTTTTCTGCGCTCGACTTCAGGATGGTCTCATACGTGCTCTTCACCGGCATTGGTATCGTTTACATCACCAGGTATGCGCGGCGGATCAAGGGGCGCCCCGACCTGAGCCTGGTCGCCGACGTTGAAGCCAAAGCCGAAAAGGTCGACCTCGGATCGGTAACGGACTTCACAGCCAGGCACAGACTCATTCTGGCCGTGGTAGCCGTGGGGTTCATCGCCGTAGCGTACGGGACTACCAAACTCGGCTGGTATCTCAAGGAGATTACTGGCGTTTTCATCCTGATAGGCATATTGAGCGGGTTACTCGCCGGGATGAGCGCCGATCAGATGGCTCAGCACTTCGCCGCCGGGGCCAAGACGATAATCCCGGCGGCGCTGACCATAGGGTTTGCGCGATCGGTGCTCGTCGTGATGGAGAAGGGCCAGATACTCGACAGCATAGTCAACGGCCTTGCCACGATGCTCAAAGGCCAGCCCTCGGCGTTTGTCGCGCTGGGCATATTCCTCATCACCGCGTTCTTCAACGTCTTCGTCATTTCCGCGAGCGGCAAGGCCGTAACCATGCTACCCATACTCCTCCCGCTGGCGGACATCATGAAGGTACCCCGTCAAGTAACTATACTTGCTTTCCAGTTCGGCGATGGTTTCACCAACTGGTACTGGCCCACGTCCGCCATAACCATGGCCGGCCTCGCCATGGCGGGAGGTATCCCTTATGACAGGTGGGCGAGGTGGGCCGGCCCGCTCATGCTCATCTGGCATGCGCTCGCGGCCGCGCTTGTCGTAATTGCCCAGATGATCGGGGTCGGACCTTTCTGA